The following proteins are encoded in a genomic region of Gossypium hirsutum isolate 1008001.06 chromosome D05, Gossypium_hirsutum_v2.1, whole genome shotgun sequence:
- the LOC107907197 gene encoding transcription factor bHLH68 — protein MNRGVLQSSPVQQLMAGNPNWWNINTMRPPTHHHQQAAAVAAAPSPFLHPPPTTFFSHTPTSSSSSSSSSSLPVPSWHDNNQELPESWNQLLLGGLVGEEEKGGDIGQFQALHQVSNANSVVDVKQENSASSYVYGHASEDFHHHQANKPAWFHQISSAASSPKSSVTSFSSNMLDFSGNKAEHGRQPQPDRSSECNSTATGGPLKKPRVQPSATQSTLKVRKEKLGDRITSLHQLVSPFGKTDTASVLSEAIGYIRFLQSQIEALSLPYLGSGSANMRHQQQSDCKEEAKKDLRSRGLCLVPVSCTLEVWSGDNGADYWAPPPALGAGFFR, from the exons ATGAACCGAGGTGTGTTGCAGAGCTCACCGGTGCAGCAACTGATGGCCGGAAACCCTAACTGGTGGAACATCAACACCATGCGCCCACCAACTCATCATCACCAACAAGCGGCGGCGGTGGCGGCAGCACCTTCTCCTTTCTTGCATCCTCCTCCCACTACTTTCTTCTCTCACACACCCActtcttcttcttcgtcttcttcatcttcttcacttCCCGTTCCTTCTTGGCATGATAATAACCAGGAGCTTCCTGAGTCATGGAATCAACTTCTCTT GGGTGGATTggtaggagaagaagaaaaggggGGTGATATAGGACAGTTTCAAGCGTTACACCAAGTCTCAAATGCTAATTCTGTTGTGGATGTGAAACAAGAAAACTCTGCAAGCAGCTATGTGTATGGACATGCAAgtgaagattttcatcatcaCCAGGCGAATAAACCAGCTTGGTTTCACCAGATATCGTCAGCTGCTTCATCACCTAAGTCCAGTGTCACAAGTTTCAGCAGTAACATGTTGGATTTTTCAGGCAACAAAGCTGAACATGGGAGGCAGCCACAGCCAGATCGGTCTTCTGAG TGTAACAGCACTGCAACAGGGGGGCCATTGAAGAAGCCTAGGGTTCAACCTTCTGCAACCCAATCTACCTTAAAG GTGAGGAAGGAAAAATTAGGAGACAGGATTACATCACTTCACCAGCTAGTTTCTCCATTCGGGAAG ACTGACACAGCGTCTGTATTGTCAGAAGCTATTGGGTACATCAGATTCCTTCAGAGTCAAATTGAG GCTCTCAGCTTACCTTACTTGGGCAGTGGATCAGCTAACATGAGGCACCAACAACAATCT GATTGTAAAGAAGAAGCAAAGAAAGACCTGAGGAGTAGAGGGCTGTGCTTGGTTCCAGTATCATGCACGCTTGAAGTATGGAGTGGTGACAATGGAGCTGATTACTGGGCACCTCCACCTGCTCTGGGTGCTGGATTTTTCCGATAG
- the LOC107907196 gene encoding auxin-responsive protein IAA27 isoform X1 — protein sequence MSKPIEHDYIGLSEQQLPSMEKSSDKKDGLHLKDTELRLGLPGSESPEREDHDQNVLSLKSFVSGAKRGFSDALDGGGNWVFSGGSGGGTEGLFSPRRGGKNNGGKDLSGSDSGSVLKDGAAQKPSVVQEKKPQVAATSSHGNGNIAPASKAQVVGWPPIRSFRKNTLAAHPPKNDDGDGNAEAKLGSGCLYVKVSMDGAPYLRKVDLKIYGSYKDLSSALEKMFSCFTIGQCGSHGVSSGDGLTESRLIDLLHGSEYVLTYEDKDGDWMLVGDVPWEMFTDWCKRLRIMKSTEAIGLAPRAMEKCKNRT from the exons ATGTCTAAGCCCATAGAGCATGATTACATAGGTTTATCAGAGCAGCAGCTCCCTTCAATGGAGAAAAGCTCTGATAAAAAGGATGGTTTACACTTGAAAGATACTGAGTTGAGACTCGGTTTGCCCGGGTCCGAGTCACCGGAGAGGGAGGATCATGACCAAAACGTGCTTTCACTGAAGAGTTTTGTGTCAGGGGCAAAAAGAGGTTTTTCTGACGCACTCGACGGTGGCGGTAATTGGGTTTTCTCCGGCGGCAGTGGTGGAGGAACTGAAGGGTTGTTTTCTCCTAGACGTGGCGGTAAAAATAATGGAGGAAAAGATCTTTCTGGGTCGGATTCGGGTTCGGTTTTGAAAGATGGAGCAGCTCAGAAGCCATCGGTGGTTCAAGAGAAGAAGCCTCAGGTAGCTGCTACCAGTAGCCATGGAAATGGGAATATTGCTCCAGCTTCAAA GGCACAGGTAGTTGGATGGCCACCAATTCGGTCTTTCCGAAAGAATACGTTGGCTGCTCACCCTCCGAAGAATGATGACGGTGATGGTAATGCAGAGGCCAAGTTAGGATCAGGATGCCTGTATGTCAAAGTTAGTATGGATGGTGCTCCATACCTGAGGAAAGTTGATCTCAAAATCTATGGCAGCTACAAAGATCTCTCCTCGGCACTCGAAAAGATGTTCAGTTGCTTCACAATCG GTCAGTGTGGTTCTCATGGAGTTTCTAGCGGTGATGGATTGACTGAGAGCCGGTTAATCGATCTCCTGCACGGTTCTGAGTATGTACTCACCTATGAAGATAAGGACGGTGACTGGATGCTGGTGGGCGATGTTCCTTGGGA GATGTTTACCGACTGGTGTAAGAGATTGAGGATCATGAAGAGTACAGAGGCTATCGGCCTAG CTCCGAGGGCTATGGAGAAGTGCAAAAACCGTACCTAG
- the LOC107907196 gene encoding auxin-responsive protein IAA27 isoform X2: MSKPIEHDYIGLSEQQLPSMEKSSDKKDGLHLKDTELRLGLPGSESPEREDHDQNVLSLKSFVSGAKRGFSDALDGGGNWVFSGGSGGGTEGLFSPRRGGKNNGGKDLSGSDSGSVLKDGAAQKPSVVQEKKPQVAATSSHGNGNIAPASKAQVVGWPPIRSFRKNTLAAHPPKNDDGDGNAEAKLGSGCLYVKVSMDGAPYLRKVDLKIYGSYKDLSSALEKMFSCFTIGQCGSHGVSSGDGLTESRLIDLLHGSEYVLTYEDKDGDWMLVGDVPWEMFTDWCKRLRIMKSTEAIGLVTRQCLLPNK, encoded by the exons ATGTCTAAGCCCATAGAGCATGATTACATAGGTTTATCAGAGCAGCAGCTCCCTTCAATGGAGAAAAGCTCTGATAAAAAGGATGGTTTACACTTGAAAGATACTGAGTTGAGACTCGGTTTGCCCGGGTCCGAGTCACCGGAGAGGGAGGATCATGACCAAAACGTGCTTTCACTGAAGAGTTTTGTGTCAGGGGCAAAAAGAGGTTTTTCTGACGCACTCGACGGTGGCGGTAATTGGGTTTTCTCCGGCGGCAGTGGTGGAGGAACTGAAGGGTTGTTTTCTCCTAGACGTGGCGGTAAAAATAATGGAGGAAAAGATCTTTCTGGGTCGGATTCGGGTTCGGTTTTGAAAGATGGAGCAGCTCAGAAGCCATCGGTGGTTCAAGAGAAGAAGCCTCAGGTAGCTGCTACCAGTAGCCATGGAAATGGGAATATTGCTCCAGCTTCAAA GGCACAGGTAGTTGGATGGCCACCAATTCGGTCTTTCCGAAAGAATACGTTGGCTGCTCACCCTCCGAAGAATGATGACGGTGATGGTAATGCAGAGGCCAAGTTAGGATCAGGATGCCTGTATGTCAAAGTTAGTATGGATGGTGCTCCATACCTGAGGAAAGTTGATCTCAAAATCTATGGCAGCTACAAAGATCTCTCCTCGGCACTCGAAAAGATGTTCAGTTGCTTCACAATCG GTCAGTGTGGTTCTCATGGAGTTTCTAGCGGTGATGGATTGACTGAGAGCCGGTTAATCGATCTCCTGCACGGTTCTGAGTATGTACTCACCTATGAAGATAAGGACGGTGACTGGATGCTGGTGGGCGATGTTCCTTGGGA GATGTTTACCGACTGGTGTAAGAGATTGAGGATCATGAAGAGTACAGAGGCTATCGGCCTAG TTACACGACAGTGTTTACTTCCGAACAAGTAA
- the LOC107907195 gene encoding protein SPEAR3 isoform X1, translating into MGSSYFGEPNVGNERGASSSSSSSSSSRKGKKGSNSEKPKQPQRGLGVAQLEKIRLQGPVGCTYHHHPSLHGRPFPSNFNQEDMRVQTLYSSMASSPSSSSSTTSASYGFHPTMMKGLGEYDKRPNTRYGDFQSCTTTSWNPDNGSTQHFAQPNLTRQLLNLHHVEVDNSHPYHDSPPKKSKKQGSNSLGSSSQNCESTQELDLELRLSL; encoded by the exons ATGGGTAGCAGCTATTTTGGAGAACCAAACGTGGGAAACGAAAGGGGAGCGTCGTCTTCGTCATCCTCGTCTTCTTCTTCAAGAAAAGGGAAGAAGGGTAGTAATTCAGAGAAGCCAAAGCAACCCCAAAGAGGGCTTGGTGTTGCTCAGCTGGAGAAGATCAGATTACAAGGTCCAGTGGGTTGTACTTACCACCACCATCCTTCTCTTCATGGTCGACCTTTCCCTTCAAATTTCAACCAG GAAGACATGAGAGTGCAAACACTTTATTCATCAATGGCGTCATCACCTTCCTCATCGTCATCAACTACCTCAGCTTCTTATGGTTTCCACCCCACCATGATG AAGGGGCTTGGGGAATATGATAAAAGACCGAACACCAGATATGGTGATTTCCAATCTTGTACGACAACAAG TTGGAACCCCGACAATGGCAGCACTCAACATTTTGCACAACCAAACCTGACCAGACAACTTCTAAACTTACATCATGTGGAGGTTGACAATTCACATCCTTATcat GATTCACCACcaaaaaagagcaagaaacaagGGAGCAATTCATTGGGATCCAGCAGTCAGAATTGTGAATCCACACAAGAGCTTGATTTGGAGCTCAGACTGTCATTgtaa
- the LOC107907195 gene encoding protein SPEAR3 isoform X2: MGSSYFGEPNVGNERGASSSSSSSSSSRKGKKGSNSEKPKQPQRGLGVAQLEKIRLQGPVGCTYHHHPSLHGRPFPSNFNQEDMRVQTLYSSMASSPSSSSSTTSASYGFHPTMMKGLGEYDKRPNTRYGDFQSCTTTSWNPDNGSTQHFAQPNLTRQLLNLHHVEDSPPKKSKKQGSNSLGSSSQNCESTQELDLELRLSL; this comes from the exons ATGGGTAGCAGCTATTTTGGAGAACCAAACGTGGGAAACGAAAGGGGAGCGTCGTCTTCGTCATCCTCGTCTTCTTCTTCAAGAAAAGGGAAGAAGGGTAGTAATTCAGAGAAGCCAAAGCAACCCCAAAGAGGGCTTGGTGTTGCTCAGCTGGAGAAGATCAGATTACAAGGTCCAGTGGGTTGTACTTACCACCACCATCCTTCTCTTCATGGTCGACCTTTCCCTTCAAATTTCAACCAG GAAGACATGAGAGTGCAAACACTTTATTCATCAATGGCGTCATCACCTTCCTCATCGTCATCAACTACCTCAGCTTCTTATGGTTTCCACCCCACCATGATG AAGGGGCTTGGGGAATATGATAAAAGACCGAACACCAGATATGGTGATTTCCAATCTTGTACGACAACAAG TTGGAACCCCGACAATGGCAGCACTCAACATTTTGCACAACCAAACCTGACCAGACAACTTCTAAACTTACATCATGTGGAG GATTCACCACcaaaaaagagcaagaaacaagGGAGCAATTCATTGGGATCCAGCAGTCAGAATTGTGAATCCACACAAGAGCTTGATTTGGAGCTCAGACTGTCATTgtaa